One Oryza brachyantha chromosome 3, ObraRS2, whole genome shotgun sequence DNA segment encodes these proteins:
- the LOC102717232 gene encoding probable polyamine transporter At3g13620: protein MGSEGSMAAEEAHLGVGDSKNPGVDGVTAGDGGGGGGHGRGPPGNKLTLVPLIFLIFFEVAGGPYGAEPAVQSAGPLYALLGFLIFPFIWAIPEALVTAELSTAMPGNGGFVVWADRAFGPFSGSLMGTWKYVSAAINGAAFPALCADYLERIVPAVSGGGPRVAVIVAFNAAISVLNYTGLSIVGWTAVALGVASLSPFLLMFGAALPKIRPHRWGATAVPGGKDWRLFFNTLFWNLNYWDSASTMAGEVDRPGKTFPAALLSAVAMTTLGYLLPLMAATGAIDASPSDWGNGFFADAAGMIGGRWLKYWIEVGAVLSTIGLYSATLSSAAFQLLGMAELGLLPRAFALRAPAFRTPWVGILATAAITLAMSFSSFNTIVASANFLYSLGMLLEFAAFLRLRAARADMARPYAVPLRGLPATAALCLVPSAFLLFVMAIAGWKVYVISAVFTATGVAVYYLMGLCKARRWLQFTAPADGEAAAMMYRRQGSTASQV from the exons ATGGGTTCGGAAGGATCGATGGCGGCCGAGGAAGCCCACCTCGGAGTCGGGGACTCCAAGAACCCCGGCGTCGATGGCGTGACggccggtgacggcggcggcggcggcgggcatgGGAGGGGGCCCCCCGGGAACAAGCTGACCCTGGTCCCGCTGATCTTCCTCATCTTCTTcgaggtcgccggcgggcCGTACGGCGCCGAGCCGGCGGTGCAGTCGGCGGGGCCCCTGTACGCGCTGCTGGGGTTCTTGATCTTCCCCTTCATCTGGGCGATCCCGGAGGCGCTCGTCACGGCCGAGCTGTCGACGGCGATGCCCGGGAACGGCGGGTTCGTGGTCTGGGCCGACCGCGCGTTCGGGCCCTTCTCGGGGTCGCTGATGGGCACGTGGAAGTACGTCTCCGCCGCGATCAACGGCGCCGCGTTCCCGGCGCTCTGCGCCGACTACCTGGAGCGCATCGTCCCGGCCGtgtccggcggcggcccgcGCGTCGCGGTCATCGTCGCGTTCAACGCCGCGATCTCGGTGCTCAACTACACCGGGCTGAGCATCGTGGGGTGGACCGCCGTGGCGCTCGGCGtcgcctcgctgtcgccgttcCTCCTCATGTTCGGCGCCGCGCTGCCCAAGATCCGGCCGCACCGGTggggcgccaccgccgtcccGGGCGGCAAGGACTGGCGCCTCTTCTTCAACACGCTCTTCTGGAACCTCAACTACTGGGACAGCGCCAGCACCATGGCCGGGGAGGTGGACCGGCCCGGGAAGACGTTCCCGGCCGCGCTgctctccgccgtcgccatgaCCACGCTCGGCTACCTGCTGCCGCTCATGGCCGCCACCGGCGCCATCGACGCGTCCCCCAGCGACTGGGGCAACGGCTTCTTCGCCGACGCCGCAG GGATGATCGGCGGGCGGTGGCTCAAGTACTGGATCGAGGTGGGCGCCGTGCTCTCCACCATCGGGCTCTACTCGGCGACGCTCAGCAGCGCGGCGTTCCAGCTGCTGGGCATGGCGGAGCTgggcctcctcccgcgcgccttCGCCCTTCGCGCGCCGGCGTTCCGCACGCCCTGGGTCGGcatcctcgccaccgccgccatcaccCTCGCCATGTCCTTCTCCAGCTTCAACACCATCGTTGCCTCCGCCAACTTCCTCTACAGCCTCGGCATGCTGCTCGAGTtcgccgccttcctccgcctccgcgccgcccgcgccgacATGGCCCGCCCCTACGCCGTGCCGCTCCGGGGCctgcccgccaccgccgcgctctGCCTCGTCCCCTCGGccttcctcctcttcgtcATGGCCATCGCCGGCTGGAAGGTGTACGTCATCAGCGCCGTCTTCACCGccaccggcgtcgccgtcTACTACCTCATGGGCCTCTGCAAGGCCAGGAGGTGGCTCCAGTTCACTGCccccgccgacggcgaggccgccgcgATGATGTACCGGCGCCAGGGGAGCACAGCCAGTCAGGTGTGA